CGGCGGTGCTGCTGCTTTCGATCCGGGCGACGTGCGCGGAAAGGCGCTGGGCCGCGCCGCCGAGCACGTCATCGGCCTCCCGCCCGCGGGCGGAGAGCGCGGACAGCTGCGCTTCCAGCGCTCCGGCCTGGCTGTGGGCAGTGATGCCGGCATCCTTCATTGCTTCGGCAACGCCGCGCGCCTGCGCCTCGGCCCTGGGAAGATCGTGAAGGAGGACGCCGATGTCGACCTTGGCCGACGCCGCGGCGGCATCGAGGGCCGCCGCCTTGCGGTCGAGGGCGGCGGTTTCTTTCGACAGATAGTGGGTCACCCGGCCGAGCCGGTCCGAGGCTTCGTCGCCGAGCGACATCAGCCGCTCCGCCTCGCCCCGAAGACGCGTATGATTGTCTTCGATCCGGGTCGAGACGATCGACAGCACCGTCTCCAGCGCACTGCTCTCGGCCCGCATCGCGGCGACTGCACGGCCGAAACGCTCGGCCTCGCGCCGCGGGGTGCGGCCGAGCCAGATCCACAGCAAGACGATGAGGACGAGTGGGCCGCTGATCATCCCGATCGACGAGACGATGGTCTGCAGGGTCGGAGCCGGATTCGCCTGCCGGATCGACCAGGCGGCGGCGCCCAGCCATCCGATGGCGAGCAGCAGCAGAAGGGCGGCGAGCAGCCTCGACTCGCGTCGCACGGTCGGCTCGGCAGCCGCGTCCGGCAGATCGCCGGCCGCACCGATCCAGTCGGCTTCGGTCTTCTCGACCTCCGGCCCTTGAATTTCGTTCGCGCCGCCGTCCGGCTGCGTCTCGGCTCTGTCTGCCCCCGTCATGCCGGCGAGTTTACCACCATTCGCAGCGCAGGGAAGGCCGGAAGGTTACCGGGCGTTAACGGTCCGTCGCTACGGTCGCCTCATGGCTTACGATCCCGGTGCCCTGAACGCGTCCCTCGCCGCCGTCGTCGGCAGCGACATGGACCTGATGCGCGAGCTGCGCGACGCCTTCGTCGAGGGCGCGGCCCGGCAGGCCGACCTGATGGGCCGCGCCCGCTGCGACGCCAATTGGGAATTCGCGGCCTCGCGGCTCAAGAGCCTGGCGGCGAGCTTCGGCGCGGTCGGGCTGATGGGGCTCGCCGACGAGGCGCTGGAAGGGGCACCGGGCGATCCGGTCGTGCTTCGCAAGCTGCGCGCCGCGATCGACGATTTCGCCGCCGGCTGATCGCCGCCGGCGGCCGCCCGTGGGGGAGGGGCTGCCGGTTTAGTCTTTGCGAAGCGCAGCGGCCTTTACTATCCCAGCCCGCATGGGAGGGGTCCGTCCTTGACGCTGGCAGCTTTGATCGCAGCCTATCACGAAGCCGACGAAGCCGGCGGTGGTCTTCGCGCGACTCTGCCGCTCGCCGGCCGGACGTTGCTCGAGCGCCAGGCCAGGCTCGCGGTCGCCGCCGGCGCCGATCTGATCGTCGTCGCCGTTGAGCGGGTGCCGCCCGATCTGCTGGCGGCGATCGACCGGCTGCGCGGGCAGGGGATCAAGGTGGCGGTGGCGCGTAGCGCGCTGGAAGCCGCGGAGGCGGTGCATCCGCAGGACCAGTTGCTGATCGTCGCCGACGGCCTGATCGCTACCGAAATCCATGTCGAGCGGCTGATCGGGCTCGGTGGCTCCGCGATCCTCACCGTTCCCGATGTGCGGGTCGACGATCGTTACGAGCGGATCGATGCGCACAGCCGCTGGGCAGGCCTCGCGCTGCTGGACGGCGAGACGCTGAAACGCACGGCGGCGATGCTCGGCGAGTGGGATCTGCAATCGACCCTGCTGCGCCGCTCGATCCAGGCCGGAGTCCGCCAGATGTCGGTCCGCGGCGAGCCGGCCGACGATCTGCTCACCATCGCCGAGCGGACCGAAGATCTGGCCGAACTCCAGCAGCGCCTGTTCGAAGGAGCGGGCGCGCAGCGCACCGACTGGGTTTCACGCTATCTTCTCGGCCCCCTCGAGCAGGCCGCGACGCGGCGGCTGATGCCGACCAGCGCCACACCCGGGATGCTCGGCCTCTCCGCCGCCTTGATGACCGCCTTC
The nucleotide sequence above comes from Sphingosinicella sp. BN140058. Encoded proteins:
- a CDS encoding Hpt domain-containing protein, with amino-acid sequence MAYDPGALNASLAAVVGSDMDLMRELRDAFVEGAARQADLMGRARCDANWEFAASRLKSLAASFGAVGLMGLADEALEGAPGDPVVLRKLRAAIDDFAAG